One segment of Gadus chalcogrammus isolate NIFS_2021 chromosome 8, NIFS_Gcha_1.0, whole genome shotgun sequence DNA contains the following:
- the fgf12a gene encoding fibroblast growth factor 12a yields MQPDGTIDGSKDENSDSTLFNLIPVGLRVVAIQGLKSGFYIGMNGEGMLYRSEVFTPECKFKESVFESYYVIYSSTVYRQQESGRAWFLGLTKDGQVMKGNRAKKTKPSSHFVPRPIEVCMYREPSMHEIEEKQRSRKSSGTPAMNGGKAVNQNCS; encoded by the exons ATGCAGCCAGATGGAACCATCGACGGCAGCAAAGACGAGAACAGCGACAGCA CCCTGTTTAACCTCATCCCTGTGGGTCTGAGAGTCGTGGCCATTCAGGGGCTGAAGAGTGGGTTCTACATCGGCATGAACGGGGAAGGCATGCTCTACAGATCG GAGGTGTTCACACCAGAGTGCAAGTTCAAGGAGTCGGTGTTTGAGAGCTACTACGTCATCTACTCGTCCACAGTGTACCGGCAGCAGGAGTCGGGCCGTGCCTGGTTCCTGGGCCTCACCAAAGACGGACAGGTCATGAAGGGCAACCGCGCCAAGAAGACCAAGCCCTCCTCACACTTTGTTCCCCGGCCCATTGAAG tgTGTATGTACCGGGAGCCGTCAATGCATGAGATCGAGGAGAAGCAGCGCTCCAGGAAGAGCTCAGGGACTCCCGCTATGAATGGAGGAAAAGCCGTCAATCAGAACTGTTCATAG
- the LOC130388338 gene encoding cGMP-gated cation channel alpha-1-like codes for MQLVGNLCVLALVSFALVTAEQNRTSVPLHAMDLQRDRLANTTAPPARPTLLWLIHQSLSHTQKPKELKGGDSKGGGGDKKQEPEEKKKEPEDKKKEPDDKKKEPEDYIDPAVRTRKEGCKIFYWKSWTAC; via the exons ATGCAGTTGGTGGGGAACTTGTGTGTTTTGGCGCTGGTGTCATTTGCGTTGGTTACAGCTGAACAAAACCGAACCTCGGTGCCGTTGCATGCGATGGATCTTCAGCGAGACAGGTTGGCAAACACAACG GCACCTCCAGCCAGACCGACCCTGCTCTGGCTGATTCATCAGTCCTTAAGCCACACGCAGAAACCTAAGGAACTTAAGGGAGGTGACTcaaaaggcggggggggggataagaaGCAGGAACCGgaggaaaagaagaaggaacCAGAGGACAAGAAGAAGGAACCCGACGACAAGAAGAAGGAACCGGAGGACTATATAGACCCAGCAGTCAGGACCCGCAAGGAAGGCTGCAAGATCTTCTACTGGAAGTCCTGGACGGCCTGCTGA